CAGTTAAAAAAGAAAGTCGCCGAACCATCACACAATGATCTCAAGAACTCCAGCTTGAACACTCCCACGAGAGACTTTGTACTGTAATGTGTATGTATGCCTCCACAAATTGCCACTTTTACCGATACAATATTGATCCTTAGCGCTGATTATTTCTGTCTTTTTTTTGCAGTGTCTTTTAAGAATGTCTTTTagttatcaaattaaaagcattaAGGGGGAATAagcttgttgtatgctcttttaACTTCATTTTCCCTTCTTCCTTTCACCTTCTCTGTTTCCAGACAACGATGATCACGTTGTCTAAGAGCTACAGAATGCCTAAAAGAAGGGCTCTACTCAGCCATGCCAAAAGAATGCAAATGTCACTGATTCAGAGGTACCCAGAAGCATGGTAAAGGACATGCTCATTAGCAGTTATCTGAGTGAGATCATCGGTCCTTCATAAAACTTGCAAtcattatcttttctttttcttttatttttaaacttTTGGTGTCCGACTAACTTGTCCGCATCTCAATTAATTTTAACAACTACTTGCCACCTCCAATTAATAAAGGTATCGGGTAACTCTATccataaaaatttaaacaattagaAAAAAATCACCTAAGATCATTGGCCTACTGAAATTTGAATCTGATATCTACTATTCTGAACTTACTTAATTGACCATTAAGTCATACCCTTATATGCCAAAACTTGCAAAATTACTTTTATCATTATACTGATACGTATCTTTCTGCTAATGATTCTTTTATAGACATTGGAATTCACCTTTGGCTTGTTGAAATTATTCTATCTTCCCTAGTTTTGTTTGGCCATTCAAAAAAAACATGTTACTCGATTACTCCTAGCATTGTTTGGCCATTCAGTCTAAACATATATTTTGTTTCAGTATATGTAATACTTTCTTAAAtatatttcaaatttcaaaagCGATCAGATACTTTTACTATTAAAAAGGTTAACagtaatttatatatatatatattttaaccaTAGTGACATAATTTATAATATAAAACTTTTAATATATTTAAAGTCAAATTTTAGGAATACATCTGGTTAAAACTTGAGTATATCAGCCGTTAAACGTTGGAAATATGAATCTACAAGAGAAAAGGTCCAAATCTCTCCAATTTCCCAAAGCATATCTAGGACTGTTCCCTCCTCCACACGTGTTCTCTTGCATGTTACCTCCAAAAGTGCAATCCTTCAACTTCCTCACACGTGTCACATCACCCCATCCTTTTCTCCATTAACTTCTTCTATTTCCTCTTAAAGAAACTCTCCCATTCTTCCTTCATTCAGACACACAGTACGGTCGATTTCTTCTCCTCTTAACAATGGCTGAACAACAACCCAGCTACGGTCGTCCACAAACCAGATCCGCAGGTTTCAACAGCAACGTGACAACTCCCTCGTTTCTCCGAAAATTACAAGAACATGTCCCAAATTCGACCCAACTTGTCGGATTCTTGACCCTTATTATCTCTGGGGCAATCTTGCTCCTTCTCACTGGCTTTACTCTTACGGCTATTATTCTGGGTCTTATTTTCTTTACGCCTTTGGTCCTTATCTCCAGCCCAATCTGGGTCCCTGTTGGTACTGTTCTATTCATAGCCATTGCTGGATTCTTATCTGTCTGTGGATTTGGGGTCGCAAGTTTGGCGTCTCTCTCTTGGCTGTATAGGTATTTTAGGGGATTCCACCCGCCCGGTTCGGACCGGGTTGATTATGCGAGAAGCCGGATTGCTGATACAGCTAGCCATGTGAAGGATTACGCTAGAGAATACGGTGGGTATCTTCATAGTAAAGTGAAAGATGCAGCTCCCGGTGCTTAATTGAACCGCTCAACAAGCCGCTCGAACCGGATTTTTTGTTTCCTCAATCATGCATGTTACTTTCAGTAACGgttttgatatattttttttttaatatttaatattaatcGGATTTCTGTAATGTTCTGATTTTAAAGAGAATGCAGTGATGTTCTTTGAATATTCAAGGTTTATTTTAGCTTTTTTGTTGCCCTCTGAAATTTCACAATAGGTAATTGGAAATCCTAGGCAAAACAAGATTAGAAATGATAATGTTGTAACCGGCCAAAAGCAAGCATCAGTATGtcatattttattattatatctGTTGCAATCCAACATGTCCTCAAGCTTATCAACAATAATGTCGCAATTTTATTACACCTATCCACTTATAGGTGGGGAATCGTTAATGATATAGCGTGGTACTATAGGGGCGTACATtagaatcggtttatcgataatcGAAGatgacaaaatcgaaatcgataacgcCCTTTCCTTTATCGTAAGTCCCTAATCCTATTATTTTtctaaccctattatttcatcTACCATATTTAAGGAAGATCATATTTAAAGTTCTAAGAGAacgaagttcaaattaatggaaaatagaATTAGCCGTTATGAtgtattgttattttttttataccGTTGGAATGTTGGTGACATACATGTGATCCCTgtaagtacgtgatttttgccctatatgagaattattcccaaaaaaattcaaaaataaaa
This sequence is a window from Nicotiana sylvestris chromosome 3, ASM39365v2, whole genome shotgun sequence. Protein-coding genes within it:
- the LOC104218426 gene encoding oleosin G: MAEQQPSYGRPQTRSAGFNSNVTTPSFLRKLQEHVPNSTQLVGFLTLIISGAILLLLTGFTLTAIILGLIFFTPLVLISSPIWVPVGTVLFIAIAGFLSVCGFGVASLASLSWLYRYFRGFHPPGSDRVDYARSRIADTASHVKDYAREYGGYLHSKVKDAAPGA